The segment aatatgatcaaagaagggtgtgaaaattatcattatataattatgaaataaatgtttttctctaatgcaCACTGACCACAATTAACAgcccccttttattcaatactttttgaaacctccatgtgccagtttaacaggtctaaattttctcctataatgcctgatgaggttagagaacaagAGATCAGAGATCATTCCATCATCCaaaatcactccagaccctttaaaTTCCCaactccatgttggtgcttctccacttcagttcactcctctcattttctatagggttcaggtcagaggacttgAATGGCTTttgcagaagcttggttttgagctcagtgacccatttctgtgttgtttttgaggtttgtgtttggacgattgtacggttggaagatccaaacatggtccaTCATAAGATTTctgagtcagtcacttactgatttttcaTCTGTTGatatttgatagaatcaaagatgccatgtatctaaacaagatgtccaggacctaatataggcccacaacataaaaatacagcagtatatttcattgtaaacATGGGGTACCTTTTTTTCCTCCATGTTCACCAAACCcttcttgagtgtttgctgttaaaaagctcattttttagtttcatctcaccatagaagccagtcccatttgaagctCCAGTattgtctgataactgaatatgctttagtttgtttttggatgagctaggataatttttcttgaaaccctcccaaacaacatgtggtgatgtaggttaGGGCTGCGTGATTATGGCCTAAACTCAAAAACTcgattaattaaacattttacctcgattaatgaacgattattttgtttctgtttagttttttttgccctcatagttcacttaCTTGTGCTTTAAACAGGGCCATAGTTGGGGTTTGCGGGGCCCTGGTTCAGGTTGTAGCAGCGGGacctgtttgaaagtgtttaatttgtatgttcattctgtttatttgttcatgAACATGCCCGCCACATCCCAGTATACAAtgcggcgcccaagccctataaggtgcggtcactttaagggacaatgaatgcatccaatataatacacatacgatttttttctcaactgtttactttaacttaagacataactgacagttttttcgaacaTACCATCCAAGATGggtgttttcacatattttttatgtatttgttggaacaagagcaaaaacagacaaatttggtgttcaagtgttttgagacgtctCTCTCTGCGTGAGCCTGAACACTAGAACACCGCGGTGCTGAAGTGGGCTCTTACACattcttttctgtttgtttaaactgcgatttgtttttgttcgttgaggtgcaggaggaacttaaaaaaaaaattctcagccagacggttgagatcGACTATTAAAGCtgggatattttttcctattgaaagaacgatcatagctcactatcagcagttattttatctatattcGTAACATATTGCTTGGTGTAAGTGATAAATATTAAAGGTAAACAGTACCAGTACAAagtgattgcgtgtgtgaattagtcatagcgtctctatattattgtgaagctggggttgtaaatagcctagttccttcaaaagaagaaaaatatgctataatacgttttgagattctaagacactttagtgataaatcacaggacagcgctgacaaCTGCGTTCCTCTGTGTGCACGATCTTCACAGCTATGAGTTttcgtgccacaatgcagctgcgcgaacatggtagctcaatataataatacacatcctaTGGTCTAATCGCTTGAAcatccaaaccataaaacaaatagaaCTGACAAAGTTAAGTGAAGACTCGTGCACCATCACTATGTGTTGAATCGCCATTCACgtccgtgttttgcttttatgccactgactggcaGAACCATGTGGCTACACACGCTTTTAAGGTGGAAGTATTAACAGGAAATAACCGAAAAAACCGGCATGGGAAAATTACGTCGGTTAGAGGTTCTAAATTTCGGTTTCGATTACTTTTCGATTAATAATGTAAGTACtgtttgaccatttttttttttaaaggttttctgaccccgagacttttttctgcaattctccagctgtgatctttggagagtctttagctactcaaactctcctcctcaccgtgcattaggacgatatagacacatgtcctcttccaggcagttttatAACtggttggaaattcttaattattgccctgatgttggaaatgggaattttcactgctctagctctttccTTAAAACTACTTCACTAATTTTTGAAGGCCAATTATATTTTGCTGCAcatcataaatatattatttggtttttctcattttgaAAACAGTACAACACATCATTTTAAGAACAtgtctgtttgtatttttttgtttcatggtAAGGATGACCTTTGCCTGGAAGTACCCTATAACAGTGATTAAAAATATAAGTTGTATATTGATCAGGAAGTATGCAGATGTATTTTTGTCAGGAGCTAATAACATGGTGAATCCTAATTTCTGAGCTCCATTGATCATGGCTTTTCAGAGTAGTTGTGCACTCTCTAAACGCGGTCAACCTACTCAGAGTTGATTGAACTAACTCAATTCAGCTGTTCTGAGCCCAAAACTGTTTCCATCTCAGAGTAAGTCAATTCAGACTTTGTTCAGTTGGTTGAAACTACTTAATGAAACAGGTCCCTGCAGTGCCACaatcttgcagagtttagctccgactctaacTGAAAACACCTCAATCTGGGGCTTAATTTCTTGAAAACTAAAGGTAGGAGTGTTGAGCGGGTTGGAGTTGAGTTCTGCAGGACTATGGCTGAgtttgacactttttttatgtTAGATTAGGCCATTATTGATTTCTATTTTACTGTTGCTTTTAAATGGGTGTTAACTTGTATTTATATCTTTTCATCCTAGATCTGAAAGAAGAGAGTGAAGAACTGAATGAAATACACAGTAAAAATCAGTGTAAGAAACATGATTTCATAAATGGACAAAACTCATTTAATTGCTCACAGATTGCAAAGACTTTGTCACGAGAAGGAGATAAAAATACTGGAACTAGATGTAATTACACCTGCcatcaatgtggaaagagtttcgaTCAACAAGGAAAACTTCAAGTTCATATGAGAATTCACATCGGAGAaaagcctttcacctgccaacagtgtggaaagagtttcaatcAAAAAAGATACCTTAAAAACCACATGACAATACACACAGGAGAAAAGTCtttcatctgccatcagtgtgGACTTAGTTACTCTAAAAAGGGAAACTTTAAAAGGCACATGATAGTTCACACTGGAAAGAAGCCTTACACTTGCTCTCAATGTGGAAATAGTTTTACTCATAAAAGCACTTTGAAGGTTCACATGGCAATTCACACAGGAAAGAAGCCTTACACCTGCAAACTGTGTGGGAATAGTTTCATTGAAAAAGGAAGCCTCGGAAGGCACATGaggatccacaccggagagaagccttacacttgctctcagtgtggaaagagtttcaatcGAAGTGGAAACTTTAACAGGCACaagagagttcacactggagagaagcaggGGCGGAGCCAGGGGGTGGCCAAGGGTATTCATTGCCACCACTGATGAAAGCATGGCCAACACACTCAGAACTGCCgtttttgtcccctttttttttttttttttttaccaagaaatgcatttattaagatGTGGAGGACCGTATCTCTATGACCACATCAAACGGGAGAATTTTCAGAAGCACACTTCTTCACCTCAGCGTCAGACGCGAGTCAAACGAGCTACAACAGTCAAATCAGCTTAAGTTGAACAACTGTGAACTTTGGTCTGATGAAATGTTGTAAGACAAGCCTATATGTCAGTAAAACACACTTTCCTGTCCCATAAGCTGTTTTACTTTGCTCACGGCGCATACTCTTCAACAGTACACAGATATGTTGTGCACGCTCTATATCACTTCATCATATATAACCCGCACAAGGAATATGAGCGTACATGCCTAGTTCTGTCGTCAGTCATGCAATCTCCAAAAAGATGATTAAAGCTGCAAACTTTGCATGTATACGCAGCACGCAAGAACGTCGCTCAATTGCATGCACTAAAATATATTCTATAATTCACAAactgatatgtatttttatttgtaatttaatgcatagATAAACGTGATCACAGTGCACTTATACTAGTTTAAGTGTACtgttcacatttatttgtgcattaaattacaaattttacaAATCTAGTAGAacatatatgaaaatgaaaattgaaatgcATAAAATGACAAATTTTATATCCTGGCATTTATGTCTACTGTAGACTTCCAGCCATTTTCACATCTTTCTGCGTGTCTCATCCATTAGTTTGCAATATTGGAGAGCAAGCATTTGGGAGTTTTGAGAAGTTGAATGAACAATAAAGCTATAGTGAGCCCCTTTATAAAATACCTGGAGGAgaggaataatacaaaaattgttAGGTTCACTCAGTATTACTTGATCTAATTCACAAATATCTCAATTACAGTTTAGTAGAAATTAATTGTACTTAGTTGTGTTTTTGGAATGAAAACACTCCAGTACATTAtagtcaaacacatttttatattgaaataatgaagatttctgtGCCACCTCAGACTGGTTGCTGGCCCCTCCCTGGCCACCCCTCTGAAAACGTCCTGGCTCCGccactggagagaagccgttcaTATGTAAACTGTGTGGAAACAGTTTCACACGACAAACAAGTTTTAACgggcacatgagaattcacacgaGAGAAAACGCTTAAATCTGCAAACTGTGTGGAAGAACATAACAACAAAACTAAACCTTAACTATCACATGAACTGTCAGACTAGTGAGAAGCGGTTTACACGTGATCAATGTGTTAAGAGCTACAGACATAAACAACCGTTGATAATCACATGCGGCTTCACATTGCAGAGAGACATTTCACTTGTCTTCAGTGAGAAATGTGTTTCATATATCAAGAAGACCTCAAACATCATTGTGGCAAACAGTGCAggggctgagagccgtgggaacagagTGAGTCTGAGTGCAAGACTAGAGAGGACAGGCCTGGACTTTATGTTGTGGTTTTATTATGTCTGTGAGGAGCTGCcgctttactttttattttgtaattaaagttgtGTGAATGTTTACTGGTTCCCGCGGCTCTCAGCCATGCATGCCACATGTATATTGTTAGTATATGATGTAAGATTTCATAACAAATCAGACTTGATCAAAACTGCCAAAACAGCCAAAAAGGCCCCGAGTCTTACACTGGATGACCACAATACTGAGACCTGTCAGTTGACACCAGAAAGCCTGAGTTAACTAGATACTCCTCTACGAATGACTATAAAAATAACTCCTCCAGTGTTGTCAACTTTAGGCAGCGAACCCATGATAAATGAGTCCAGAGTTACATTCTGAATCTCACAGGGAAAATCAAAAGACAAAAGTGGGGTTTCCATCACTCAAGATAAAGAGCTAAAGCCTGATACCCGTTTGACCTCTTCCTTGCATGAATGACTGGAATCCTCTCTAAAACCCACATAATACAgcttttaaatatcaaaatgctTCAGATCATTCCAAAATAAGGCTAAGAGAActtgattttaataatttcacatcatagatgactttctggaaaaccaggcaagccaggacaacacatcacagtcACTGGAAACACCAGAGCCACATTatcacattatccctctctccagcatctccacttctgaacttctcacagaaaatggaggaactgGTGTAAGCTGGGACCAAACTCTCCCACTGCAGGCCCCCAGACATCAAGTAAAAATCGTCGGGCCCCTCTGCCCCTGAAGCCAGTGTGTCCAGCTCGTTGTCCTCCAGTGAGAGCTCTCCAGCTGCTGCCACAATGGCAGGGCCCAGATCCTCCTCCATCTACTCTAgatgaacaaaaaacaactgaTAACAGCTCTCAGAGATGTGCTGGGCCCCCGCTAtgatagcagcaacattcacaaatcttTACAGAATAAGTGGGAACCCAGCTTTCTCTATATCTATAGCTTTCTCTATGTCTGTTTTATCACGTGTTTTACCACTATTATCACTAATTTCCAATTAATTTTGTCCATTTCAAGCAGCTGCTTTTCCTGACCTTAGTAAtcgtgcaaaaaaaataaaaaatatatattttatatatatatatatatatatatatatgtgtgtgtgtgtatatatatatatatatatatatatatattttttttttttttcttttcttttcttaaatggGAATGCACTGCAAGCATCAGTAGGCTACTGCCAAACTTCTTTGCCTCTAGAAGTTCCCATATCTGCTTTGTTACaaacattcttgaaaatatcttactttgtgttcagcagaaaaaaaaattatacaggttTAGGATAACTTGAGTTTAATAGTTTAATCTCAACATAGAAGCCGACCCATTGTGAAGTTACAGTAGTGTCAGGCAACTGAATATGGAGGAGTTTGCTTTTGGAAAaggattttataatttttttcccttgaaaccctcccaaacattTGATATGAGGAAAGCATTCCGATTTTATagacatttctattcatttttattgtggtcaattttgttttttcatactttttgtatgtaaaatcaaaattgaccacaataaaaatgaatagaaatgtcatGCCACTAAGACgaagtgtttttaaaataaatttcacaTCCTAATGTGAGTAGCAAACAAGTAAGTGATGCTCAACCTTATGTAACCTTTATTATACATCCATTAAAAGTGTACTAgagttttctttccttttttttggtTCGGTGTGTTCTGACTTTTGACATTTaccatttaatgtttaaaatatctaAAGTAGTACATCTAGggatgaatattaaaatgtttatgacatgatgatttataatatttaaagatttgttatttttataaggCCTTATATACTCATATTATTGAATACTGTTGAATTTAATATTGAAATCCTTTAAATGGATGAGATGTCATGGGGACTTTTTATCCCCCAGTTGTGTAAAAGTCTCGTCATCTTCATTGTGCAAGGCCTTCTCCAGTACTGATACAAATTATGTTTTGTATAATATCTGAGTTAATATTTGTTCATAACAAACACTAAAAGCAAAATCTGTACcttatctattattttcattatgataatttgattaaaatttctTCAATAAACACAATTTCATTGAAATGCAGGCACAGAGGCAAATTTAGTATTTCTTTTACAAatgtattgtataaatatataaaataaataaattactacatTTTTCATCACACAGtcaattttttgtatattttattttatttgagtgaCTAACAACAAATCGAAATATGAACAAACAGTAATAAAGAGAAATGACAAACggtttgattttataattatagcctattgttgttgttttttcgttttgtttgaaAAAATGGAAATATGAAATGAAGCTATGAATTAACTGTATATGCTCTCCCCCTACACTAACCCTATCCCTAAACCTACACATCACACAAATCATTCTGCATTTTTACATCTtccaaaaaatatttgttgtgtttattgatccATTTCCCCAGGGGACTGATCCACACAATGAAGGTGATctcaggttttactatccttgaGGGGGCTATTTTAAACAATGTAGTATAAAAACAACACACAGTCATTCCTATAATTATTGGACCATTTCATAAACGGTGTAATGGTTGTTATACTGTACAAACCATATTATGCTGTCTCTCTGTCAACTACCCAACCcctaaatttacattttcagaaatcattttgtatgatttataagcttgtgtCCTCATAAAGACCTAAAAGAAGGTCCCTACAAGGCCAAAGTTTACTGTTATTTCTGTACCTGTAGGGACATTTGGTCCCCAGAATGTCTGGAATACAAGTACACACATACGTTTACATTCATAGATGTTAAACTTGATGTTTATAGAGATGTACTTAGTCACGTAACTCTGTCTTTAGAAATGTACATGATGAAGAATAATTCTAGAAGATATACTTTAATCATCAAACATAAAAGAACAAGGAATAATGCAGGAGAAAACCAGATAATCAATGAGAACTGACAGAGACTGACAGAAAACAGGGAATTTATACAAGAGCAAACAAAGGGAACTTAACAAAGAGCATctaaaataaaactcaaattaaTCTGTTATTAAGACAAATAAAGAGTATCGGGAGAAACTGAACAAAGGAAGACCAAAGGAAGCAATGAGAATCCAACAGAGAatccaaaacaaacagacaaGTGACGGTAATGAACATTGTTCTAACATGAATGAACAGTACTCTAAacaagtacaaataaaaaaagaatagcaaTTCACCACATATTAAAAGTGATAAGGTCTGGGAGTTTTTTAAGCTACCCCAAACTTTGGAGATTGCACGATACCAGATATCATAAAATGATAAAACTGTCTATTTTCCTGAACAATGGGCAACTTCAATGTGATGGTGCATGTGTTTGCTTCTGGTAACATCCGCCAGTTTCCATTTGTGAAGAAATGTGATATTTGACTCCAAACACAGGTAAAGCAGATGTCCCAGAAGCAAACACAAGGACATCCTCGAGGGTAACTTTAATTTTGTCCCCACCATCCACTTTCTCTGCTGCATCTCcatctgcaataaaaaaaaatccacagtcGCACATGTACGAGTCTACAGTCTGCCCCGACCAGGGGTGTGATGTTGACAAAAATGATTATCTCTAGATTTTCTGggattttatatgtatttatattttactgagtgtgttttgtgtgtgtgtgtatattaattatcaattaatttaaacttatttttacattttatgagcatttttacctttgtaaagcattttattttttttaaaagtgttcaTTATCTTTTGTCAAATTCTTAAATTTAATCAGTGAATTATGAAATTGGTATAAGCAAAATTAATCTTTGCAATGCAGgggaaaacaaaaaaactgcatcTGAAGTTGCATCTGATGTATCTACACACTGTTTTGTGCAGGATGTGAATAGtttaacctgcaattacaaatcGATAAACagtgttttgatatattaaacataaagcgctgaatactgatatttgaaaatgtaaataaaaagatactttaaatgtgaaattaaaactgccacTAGGTGGCAGTAAGTCACTGTTAATTAGTGATTTAAtgtgattgaaccgaatcatttaaatggttcattcattcaggaacaaaacacctTCGTGTTGCTCAGAGACTCAAAACAGTGATGTGGCtgtgtttgaaattattattatcttatgtaaaaatgcaacataaaaaagaaatatgttgTCTAAAACACCACTTCACACtcttaacttcttgtttattgaactattgTAAACAGTAAAACGGCACTCTTTATTTctcgagtgaagaaccggttgcatcggttttcagatcaccagtagttctttcagacagttcgattcaataaaccggatGAAGAAaccggttcactggttcttttgcactcaacgtaatgccgtcattggcgatgattgcccttgattcaagctttgggtttacccgcactcataacactagcacagaatcagttcagaatcaatcaccaaaagaatcagttcagttcagacactctgtgtgtcggtttgcttcacgctaaatcacacatgcacagtatcatcagctcatcggttcacgaatcagacgcgtctgacagaaacggttcttgactcgtgaacgagtcaatgttttgttcgttatctggctcggttcatcacagcagttcagtcagtgtactgtttgagtacatgaattactccgggatattggtttgtttgaactctgagagagtgtcagccacattaaaaaaagtgaacagcataaagctgcagtcggtaacttttgacacggttaataaacagaactgcttgcgtcttgcggaagaacatcgtagccggaactacttctctctttttatgtctatgaagaatcaccgccgcggtacccccgaagcaatctaaaatagtccgaatataaacacttattataggtgcaccctaatgattcaggacaagctaaaaacacggtttggaaaattgattcatggtgtactcacttattatatacattttgtaaattttgaacacaaacaaagttacggaccgcagctctgattggttgttttttaccgggagcgatggagtttctgcaaatggcaataggaccactgggaggagcttgatttttctcacagaatatctgtctcatattctactgtcaggacataatgacaggtttaacaaatatgtaaaaaatacatttttagaaaagttacctgcagctttaagtcatttgtggattaatgcgaaccggatatcacaaactgctttgttttgaactctctcacaacagaccaggAAGAGAAGACTGATGAAtcaagtcgtagtttttgctatttttggaccaaaatgtattttcgatgcttcaaaaaattctaactgaccctctgatgttacatggactactttgattaggaaaaccttgatttttccaatgtcttcatgtacaagttgcagatggatcttagctggacaatctctttgcattcaatcacattcctaagaatgtaatcctttaccacaCAATATGACTTGTTATGTGCTGCTATCTTCTGGGCCTGCAGGCTGTCAGTGTTGTCTGCTGCCTTTTCTACTCTCTCCCTTCCACGCTCATGGGTTTGGTACTCTGTGTTGAAGTTGTTTCTGTATGATGGATGATACTTAGCTTCCATTTACATATTATTTGCAATAAAGAGCCTCTTTCTTTAATTCCTGTGCCCTAGGTTCAATAACTTTCCAGCCTGGTTCCTTGTGTTTCCAACTCTGAAACTGTGTAAGCTCTTCAGTTTTGCCCTTGAACTTGAAGTTTGCTTTGTCAAAGAAAATTCACTGATTGGGAAACAAGAAGGAACACCTTCTTAGAGCTCCTTCAGATTGAACTGACAGTGATTTGACATGGCGCAGAGAGTCCCTTTTCAATGATTATGATTCACCAGATAAAGAAGCCTTTGACACTTGTAAACGatctacactcacctaaaggattattaggaacacctgttcaatttctcattaatgcaattatctaatcaaccaatcacaagggtgttgcttcaatgtatttagggatgtggtcctggtcaagacaatctcctgaactccaaactgaatgtcagaatgggaaagaaaggtgatttaagcaattttgaccgtggcatggttgttggtgccagacgggccggtccgAGTATTTGAAAATCTGCCCAGTTACTTGGATTTTCATgggcaaccatttctagggtttacaaagactggtgtgaaaagggaaaaacatccagaatgcaacagtcctgtgggtgaaaatgccttgttgatgctagaggtcagaggagaatggatcaactgattcaagctgatagaagagcaactttgactgaaataaccactcgttacaaccaaggtacaaccttgaggcggatgggctacaacagcagaagaccccaccgggtaccactcatctccactgcaaataggaaaaagaggcttcaatttgcacgagctcaccaaaattggacagctgaagaatggaaaaatgttgcctggtctgatgagtctcgatttctgttgagacattcagatggtagagtcagaattgccgtaaacagaatgagaacatggatccagcatgccttgttaccactgtgcagactggtggtgtaatggtgtgggagatgattttatgttttcaagtgatatataacttctgatgatttctaaaatgtgatagagaaaaaggcaacgaggaaggctttttttttaaaccaaggtcaaagctccttttgtaatgtagatttctgagggtgcactcttgtcataaattcatctattacttttcctacataatttttaacaaaaaatattggtaaaatatatatttgggagtcttggacctttccaacgatatataatttgtcaagattagattagatttgattgtaatatagtatagtcaacgtaggcgtcctgtatacgggacggggtgacatttaacaggttaacatGAAAAGGACATGCTCCAAGTTTTTTATTTGTGATCACAGAGGCCTGCTTAGTTCTTTTTGCTAGTCATGTATTGCTAGTCATCTCATTCCCATGTGTGCCATATTTGTAGGCGATTGAGAGGAAAATAATTATACTGTACTATTAAAATATCTACATTGAAAGAATGAAATTGatcacataatttttttgttgttgtctaaaACAATAGTTCTCAACCTGGGTAATGTTTAGAGGTCACATCTAGGAATGCAATGTACAATTGGCCATTTATGGCAAAACTGAACCAGGAGAACAACCATACAAGTGGCTAGTATTGTCCTATGAAATTAAAGGGAATGTAATAATTatggttaaaataattaaatataaaatatttagatgtggatataaattgattgataaaaacaattaaattaa is part of the Carassius gibelio isolate Cgi1373 ecotype wild population from Czech Republic chromosome A4, carGib1.2-hapl.c, whole genome shotgun sequence genome and harbors:
- the LOC127969525 gene encoding gastrula zinc finger protein XlCGF7.1-like, with translation MEFIKEEREDMKIEERFRVKHEDTETHTVIKMEFIKEDVKIEDTFRVKHEDTETHTFIKMEFIKEESEDVKIEDTFRFKHEDTEEQTDLKEESEELNEIHSKNQCKKHDFINGQNSFNCSQIAKTLSREGDKNTGTRCNYTCHQCGKSFDQQGKLQVHMRIHIGEKPFTCQQCGKSFNQKRYLKNHMTIHTGEKSFICHQCGLSYSKKGNFKRHMIVHTGKKPYTCSQCGNSFTHKSTLKVHMAIHTGKKPYTCKLCGNSFIEKGSLGRHMRIHTGEKPYTCSQCGKSFNRSGNFNRHKRVHTGEKQGRSQGVAKGIHCHH